TTGTTCAATGAATGTTTGTGATCACACAATTCTGTTATCTGCAACAGGAGGAGctggagaggaaaagaaaagagcAGGTAATATATATTCATTGTATTTTGTTGTTGATAGTCTGATAACAATGAACTCAGCTTGACTTGTGATGAATGTTACTGGGTGCAGTACAACGAGGAAGTGGAGGCGCAAATGCAGTCAAAGTCATTCAAAGGTAGTGAGAAGCTAAGAGCAATGAGAAGGAGTTTGAGTTGTCCTTACTGAATGTGACGGTGAATCCGTGACCAACGCTTATGGAGGGCGATAAAAGAATATATTGGTTGCAATTGAAGTTGCAGCTATAGATCTCATGTATTGCATTTCTTAGCGCTTGTGAGAGAAGAGAATGTCCTACGCTTATACCCTTTTCCATTCACATCTTGTATGCTTTTTTCAAGAGAAAAAAAGTTGCTCTACAGTACTATTTCTCTAGGGATATCATATGTAATCTTACAtctaattcaataaatcaaatcaCCTTGACTTTTTCATTCTCTATTTCATCCTGTAATGTAGAATATAATCTGTAGTTCAAAAGGCTGTAGGAGCGTGAATGCAGAAATTCCGATATGGTGAAGAAGCAAAATTAATTACATATTGTCTCTGTTTGTGAAGGTAAATCTTGTAGGCTTGAATGGAAGTGCGACTTAGTTCCAAGAAACAGCGTTCACCTTAATAATGGATGCGTTTTTTTTTTTCGGCACGCAGAATAAAGTGGAAGCATTTCTTTTCAACACGGAGAATAAAGTGTAAAAtgaaaaaaggtagagagatgaagagagagtaaagtaagtgtggagaaatgtattaatttttactaaaaaatgaaatgctctattactatggaacatacaaaaatgataaaatgactttattactatggaacggatgaagtacaaaaatgacaaaatgactctattactatggaacaaatgaagtaataatggAACGGATGAAGTAGTACTCAGTGATTTGATTTTCACTTTCAGAAATTTTCTCCTCGTTGCAAGATTTTCTTAATAAGCAGACAATAAATTTGTGTTTATTCAACATTATCTATTTTTGTTTACtaaaatattgatattttagttttaaaaataatttatactcctTACTAAAATGAAGTGGGGAAAGGAAGTATGATGCGCGAATGGGGAATTagtaagaaatgaaaatgaGTAAGCAACCAATCAACTAAAACTTGTTTGGGGTGATAAGGTTTACAGTTTACTCCTTCCAACCAAAATAGTAAAGCCAAAGATAAatgctttttctttttctttatttttctttttctttttctttttctttttctttttctttttctctctgtaaattaaatgaaaatggtGGGTTGACATTTTGCTTGAATAGATAGTTTGTCaatatttttcctatttttctcTCGTTTTCTAATTTAATGCTCAACACACTCTATCCCCATCTCTATTGTAGTCTGCATTTCCAACAACAATTTGACGGCGCCAACCAGTCTCGATCCGCCTATCACTCCGTTccgtatctctctctctctgtaatTGTATTTTCTGCTCGTTTCACTAATTTATTTAGCAAATGCAGGTTTGCTTCTGCTGGCAGCGGAAGGATAAAACATAAAGAAGAAAACCCATCACACAAATTGCCTCGTTTCATAAATTTGCAAACAAGAAACATTGTGAGCTCAGGCTCAGGTGAACTGCAAGGATTTAGCTCtgatttcatttaatttttttaccatTTAAATTTGAATGTAGTTGGGGTTTGGGTGATTTTGCCGTTGGTTGTTATTTCTTCTAATTAAGTTACCGACTTGGGGTATTTATTTCACTATTTTATTTGGGTTTTAAGGTAGTAAATGCTTTTGATGGCGCATTCGTGTTATCTTTGATTCTCCCTTAGTTTCCTGACCAAATATGAATAGGAGTAGGTATGATTGATGTGTTGGAATTGGGGTATAGCTGATAGGTTTTGCTGCATATACAGGTGCTGTAATCAGATAAAgcgagttggggtttgatattTACATCAATGGCTACATGCACTTCCCCTTATTTTACACCTCCGGATGCTGGGAGGCGGGCCGGGGTATTGACTGTTCTTGGAGGGAGAATTTCCCCATTGAAAATTGTTGAAGAAAGAAATGGGTTTTCTGGTGTAACTCAAAAATGTGGTTCAGGTCTCCCACAGTTGAAATGTTCGGCCAATTCCCATAGTGTGAATCAGTTTCATAGCAAGGACTCGTTTCTGAACCTACACCCTGAGATCTCGATGCTTAGAGGTGAGACGAGCACTACCATGATCAACCCAAGACAGGATTCTTCAAGTGAAAATGTTACTGAGAGTGTGAGAGACTTATCTAGTTTGAACAATTATAGTGAAGCCAAGATCAAGGTTATTGGCGTTGGAGGTGGTGGATCCAATGCTGTTAACCGTATGATAGAGAGTGAAATGAAGGGGGTTGAGTTCTGGATAGTTAACACTGACATCCAAGCCATGAGGATGTCACCCATCTTTCCTGAGCATCGTTTGCAGATTGGTGGAGAGCTTACTCGAGGACTTGGTGCTGGTGGGAACCCAGAAGTTGGTATGAGTGCTGCTAATGAAAGCAAAGCAGCAATAGAGGAGGCAGTTGATGGAGCTGACATGGTCTTTGTGACTGTAAGTTACTGCATTTTATTATTCCCCAGACATGTCAATTCCTTGGCGGTTCTAGTCTCTGCGGATATTGCAGACTTCTCATGGTAAATGCGGTGTTTTCAAAGTGAAAATTGGAACAAATTCCTGAGATCAATTTCCGAAAAGATCGTCAGTTTAAACCTTCTTGTTAGAATATCTTTATAGATGATTTGTTTCTTTCACCCGGTTAAAATAAATTTCCAAATTTCTGACATGTTTTGGTAGAAAAGCAATTTtgatatgtaatttgtaaacataaACCAGAACGTCCATTGATATCTTAACCTTTTGCTTGTCCATCACTTTCATTACAAATACAAAACCCAAAATCTAAGAAATTAGCTTTGGTTATTTTTCTTACATTTTCTGGCCAAAATTACTATACTGTTTAAGAATTGCTTGAAATGCTATTGTTTTCTTCAAACTTCAAGCCCAGTACAATTGGATTTATTTAAAGGAAAAGTACACATCCACCTATAATAGTATTACCCTGCGAAGCTTTAATATTTCTGTAGTATGCTTCTTCTTGTTTTGTTTGGGCCTTCACTAGTCTTCTAATACTTGCAGGCTGGAATGGGTGGGGGAACAGGCACCGGGGGAGCCCCTGTAATTGCTGGAATTGCAAAATCCATGGGCATTTTAACTGTTGGTATAGTCACCACTCCATTCTCTTTTGAGGGACGAAGAAGAGCTGTTCAAGCCCAAGAAGGAATTGCAGCTTTAAGAGAAAATGTTGATACCCTCATTGCCATTCCAAACGATAAATTGCTCACTGCAGTTTCTCCATCCACACCAGTAACAGATGCATTCAATCTTGCTGATGATATTCTTCGACAAGGAGTTCGGGGTATCTCTGATATTATCACGGTATGGCTGATGATGGTGGCGTACATACAAGAATGACAATAGTAGCTCATAGTCATGTCTCTGCTAAGTAAAATTTGTTGGTGGTCTGCATGCCTGAATAATTATGTGGGCTCTTGTTTGCACATGATAGTATGTGCTTTGTTTTGTAAAACCGTCCAGTTTTACTAAACTTATTATGTTGTTCTTTACATGACTCACTAATTTCCTTTCTACTGTTAAGACAATGGTATTCAAATTCACTTGCTGTTCTTGCAGATTCCAGGGCTAGTAAATGTAGATTTTGCAGATGTGAGAGCTATTATGGCTAGTGCCGGTTCTTCATTAATGGGAATTGGAACTGCTACAGGTActgttaaaaaattattttggtCTTTCATGGTAGTAATGTTGCTGTCCCCAATCTTAATAATTCTGCATAGTCATGCGAAGTTATGTCTACtcctatttttctttatttcttatcGCAATTATAAAAGTCATCCTGTTTATGTCATTATGTGGTTGTGTGTTCATGTCTTTTTTGTGCTATTTCTATTTAGCATTTCCAACTCAGTACAAAGTAGTTTTAGTTCTTTTACTAAAAGGTTATAGGTAAGTAACTATGACTTTTCGAAGTTCTACATCCATCCCTTCGTGTTGATTAGTAAGTAACTATGACTTTAGAACAAAGTTGCTATACACAAATACCAAATTGATATtatccatagcatacattgaattTAAGAATAACCTATGGGTGCCGCTTTAGTAATACATGGAGATTGGTGCTTCTAAACAGGACTACTTGCTGGAGTAGTTTACATAGGCTTCTTTTCTGaacatatattttaaaaaaaatcacacactTATAGCTTCGGCATTTTAAAGTTTTGTATGGGTTGGAGGTGATGTTTAAGTGCCCATCCAATTCTTCTGAAGTCTAGAAACAGTCACAAGGAAAATCTTCCAGAGAGATCATATTTTCTCATGATTATCTGTGCTCCAATAGTTACATGTTTCAGGATAGGGCAATGATGTTCATCATATATGCGTGAAAGACTAACATACATGTGGTAAATCACTATGAAGATCAGATAATAGTAGAGTTCATGAAAAGATCCACTTCCCATTAGAAAGAATTGAATTCTAAGCTGTGCAGATATCCACTGGGTTTCTTTTCATTGTTTTCTTTCTTCACTTTTGGGAGGAGGAAATTGGGCAGTTTGAGGTATATGCTTGAATAGCTGCCAAcagacatttagaatgcatttttttggttcCTCTCATTATAATATTGGCAGAGTGGTATACTTGTTAATTTTACCCCTAAAGGGGTAAAAATATGATCCATTTGTTTTCTAAGTTTTTCTGAATCCTTTCAAATATTCTTGTCCAATTAGCCAGAGCAGATTAACTGTGTGAGATGAATCTTTGTCAGATTAAAATTATAAGTAAATAATTATCTCTCACATTGTGACTTCTGCCATGTGACAGACCAGTTGTATTTTGGAGTTTTAGCTTGATATATATATCTTACTGCAATTCAGGAAAAACCAGGGCAAGAGATGCTGCACTAAATGCCATTCAATCTCCTTTACTAGATATTGGTATAGAGAGAGCAACAGGAATTGTGTGGAATATAACTGGTGGCAATGATCTAACATTGTTTGAGGTGGGCTGTGGATCTCTCTTCTTACATTATCTTCTTTGCATCACATTCGTTCCTGGTACTTGTCGTTCAAGTATAAGTTCTTGCATGTATCCAGTTTTTGTTATAGCCACCcccacaaacacacacacacacacacacatatataagaGAGAGATCAAATGAGTCCCTTCTTATCTTGAGTCTGTGAGTCTCCTTTTTATTACTGCACCGGACATATAAAATTACTTAATGCGCTGTATAATTTCttgaactaaaaatgaaatttgcATGGATTCAATTCTGGAGTTTGTGAGTTTTTTGTATCTTGAGTTAAGTATATATACATTGGATTCAGTAGTTTTATACATACAGTGCAGTAATAAGAAAGAGACCAGGGACTCATGAAGTCATGGTAAGGAGACTCATAATAAGGCCCGTGCATACTTTATGTTAAGTGGCAACATAATTATGCTATGATGCTGTTAGCACACCATTAAGGAATTTATACTTTTTGATCAAGTATTTTGCTGTTTATACCTTAGGTGCTTTGTAGTTAGATTTGGTAGTATATATTTCTAGTTTTACTGTACTTCATCTTACACTTCATTTTCTCCTTCTAGTGGACTTTACTTGTGTCTTTTAAAATGCAAAATGGCAGGTAAATGCTGCAGCAGAGGTCATATATGATCTTGTGGATCCAAGTGCCAACTTAATTTTCGGTGCTGTAGTAGATCCGTCTATAAGTGGTCAAGTAAGTTCATCTATTCGATGGGACTAACTCAAATATTTGGcactttatttttatgtttttgttacCCTGATCTTGACCAATGATTAAGACTATTTGATCAGAAACTAGAAGTGAATATGATGCTCCATTGTTTTCCTAAAGCTTCAAATAATTTCATGAGCAAAGAGGGTTAATAGTGTAAATAAATTGTATAGGTATAAAACAGTTATTCTATAGTTAGTAGCATTTCTCTTGGAAATATTAAGTTGAACCTTGCTTTGATGTAAATATATTACAGGTAAAAGCAATACACAAAACATCCTACTCATAGTCCCCGTGTAATGAATAGACCATCGGCGACTATTTGTTTATCTACTGAAGTTGCTCTTCCGCTTTTTCTTCAGAGAAGGATACATAATCTCATTTTAGATGTTTCTAGATTGCCAGGATCTCTCTTATGTTTTTTTTGGACATCTTACTATCTTAGCTGATTGGATTTCcctttaagaacataatttctGCACCCACACACTGATGCCTACCCCAAGTCCAACCAAGTGGCCTCTGAGCAAACCAGTCAGCTCCAAATCGGCACCACCTAACCCCACTCCCCTCTGCCACCTCCCCACCCCCAAGCATCCATTCCTTTCCACACCCTCTTTTCTTAAAAAGAGAATATTTACTATAGATGATTCTGATAGGTTGAAGATATAACATGGCTGAGGTCTGATGAATTTGGATTGGTTATGATTCAGGTGAGCATAACTTTGATAGCCACTGGTTTCAAACGTCAAGAAGAAGTTGACGGGAGGAATCCCCAGGTATattatacacacacatatatatctGCCTCAAACAGAAATGAATTACATATATCTTCAGTTATTGAGCATGTGTGGTTATGAAATAATGGCAGGCAAATCTGGTTGGGCAAGCATATTCAAACAGACGGTCTTCGTCGTCGTTTCTAGAAGGCGGTGCTGTGGAGATACCTGAGTTCTTGAGGAAGAAAGGACGGTCTCGCTATCCAAGAGCTTAATTACTTGCTCATTTCTTATCATGCTTTCTGTATAGGATAGGATTTTGGTTTTTCTTTCATTCAGTTTATTAGCTCCACATCCTGTCAAATAAAACgaggatatttttaaaattttatatgtaTACAAGCTATCTACTTTTCTTTCAAACAGCCCCCCCTCAACTTGcgattattatttcttaatgtttgttttggtttttaatACTAAATCCTTTGAATTTTAAAGTTCTTGTTGACCAAGTGTTTATACATTTGTTTTGTTTCACTAAGAAATTTCTTCTTGTTATATAATTGAAAGTGCTTTATGTAAATTACAAAATATGGCAAAATGTCTGCAATTTGTTTACTTAAATGAAacggaaaataaaaaactatatATTCTACAACGTTTGTTATGTATAAGAAagaaatgttttaaaaaatcatgAGGACAGTTTAGATTTTGACTGTACAAACATCATGCACATTTGTAGGTGTAAAAAAagttatttttatctataataAGTGGATATTTCCTGAATAAAATTTGGCAGTTATAGGTTAACCGGAAATGGAATTTGGGAATAGCAAAATAACCAATGATtaaaccggaccggcaagcgaaccggcgtcGTTACTGGTTAactggtcgaaccattggttgaaccggaatactatatatatatatatttatttatttagtagtaaataataaaatttaattaaatgttttatcaataaatattatagtattgtacatttaatagtattattataaaaaacaagtattgtactagtatattagaatatttaatgacgttaagtttaaatacaataataaattataatacacaatattaaaaactagtattaaactctatgtataattataaactcctatattgtaaaatattagtgattgtaaaagtatatttaaaatataagaaatatattataattaacaatttcttaaaagaatataaaattaaaatgaattattagtttcggtggaaaaagaatttcagatttaatgtataaggataattaatgttcataatatttcaaaatgaccATGTGGTAGAGTGATAAAGGAGTAGGTATTTAGAGATGAGGTCATGTGTTCAAGTCCTAGCAACAACaacaaatcttaaaaaaatattttgagaaAGTAAAAAATCGGTTCACGgtcggaccggccggttccaccggttcgCAGCGATTCAATGTGCTAGTGGTTTttaggggtgaaccggaccggactgcCTGTCGGTTCGCAGttgaaccggtcgaaccggccggtccggttcAGTTTTTAAAACACTGAAAATCACTATACAAAGGGTTAAGTGACGAAATAAGGATTGAAATCTCGTGTCCACATCTTGGTTAGTGGTGTTAGTGTAAATTTATTTCTTTGGcacttagagcacccacaaccgtgctcttgccagcggcacggttatgggcccgggcggtactattcatgcctgctctctggcaagagcacaacacccacaactgtgctcttccgcaaggacgagcacaattaatataaaattcaattacacaaaaacattttcataatactaaaattcattaaaaaaaccacaataaaaattacaaattataaataaaataaaaagacataattaaaatcctaaaaattaaaaattacataattaaactcctaaaaattaaaaattacataattattgactaatattacccgaggaagactacgcatccgacGGCAcaaaccccaattgtttttggagacccaatatcatggactcgtgcgtttgaagttgcgtggaggtcatagttgacctatcggccatattgagttgggccaaaagggtccacaacgagttgttcgggggtggaggtggaacatagggtgcgggttcgggagcgggggcagatggagtcgcggcgcgacggcgttcggccgccgccttcttccttccttgcggtcggcgtcgggaaccgcttggtccggggtcggggctacccaagttagcttcggcgagttggctagccacttcttcgccggcgtcggatagggatgccgaccgtgagcgtttggaggagccgctagaggaggatgttacgcctcccagatacttcgggtgcgtcctcgtttcctgccaaacattaaggtacttgaacgacttaccgttcatggattggtaggtgctcagcgcggcagtgatgatgtcgacctcgctccgcccgctcccggcattccgcgactcctggaggaaatagccgttgaacttgccaatttcgtcgttggctcggcggatgcagttgcgcaccatactctcgttgcgctcgatcgttcccggcggccggtttgcattgtaccgccgagagacgcgccaccaaaagtgatcgccggattggttcgtgccaaccaccgcatcttcggagatttccaagtacgacttgaacaatctatccatctccgccggtgagtatggtgtgcggacaccggcgcgagatggaggagtctgcgtttgggaagggacgggaggcctaggctccggagtccacccgtatcgcccatcggagccaccttggtcgtcgaccgggtatggccggtagccacccggaacgcccgaatcttgggtttgaggaggagCCGAATATTCCGtatccggactaggaaacggttgcgaaccgaaccattcggggttccaaccgtgggagccgcttgggttgtcgtcgtgaccggacatagtggtgttgtagggtgtgagaggaagatgaaaatggatatgagagattgaagatgagaatggagatgagagaatgatgatgagaattgtgtagtgaaagtgtgaatttttgggagtgaaattgtgggtatttatagatgaaagtgtgtatttttggggtaaataaaatgaaaaaaaattaaaaaggtgtaaaaaacggttataaacggatatatttttttggggaagtgaaatttttttttattttttatcggtttttaattaaaaaaccgatttttttaaaaaaaaataaaattttttaaaactcaacggctatgccgttgacgaatgggagggcgacacgtgtgcgtccgctggcacggacgtgctcgatacatcgagcagcgccgtgccagcggcgcggctgcagcggcggcggtccttcgccttgccaacggcgcggacggcggtgacGACTTttgccaccgctgcggatgctcttatagttttacaaattaaaatattttaaatcaggtaaatttttttaaaatttaaacaaataaaaataaataaaaaagaaacgaACCGTGAAAATTCATCAAGTAATAATGAATCGAAAATTATGAAGGCGATGGGTAGCGGACAGAAAATATGTATGATGAAAGTTGCATCCAAATTCCAAGCAAGTCCCCATCTTGACAATAAATAATAGATTTGATTGGGTGCAACTAATACCAGTACCAATTCTTTTCTACTCCAATTTATACCCTCCAATATCTACCTCTCTTTCCCTCTTCCTTTACGCGGGAAAGCTACATATGTAATAATTAATGCATTCTAGCATTAGATAATTCACTGATATCAGTTGGTATTACAATATATCAGTTTCGGTCACCAAACCCTATTAATATTTATGAATCAGCAAATGAGTCGGTAATGATATGCCTTGTGATATGAACTGATATGCGTCTTATTTCAGCCAAACATATTTGTTCTAAATTGAACCATCCCCTTGCATTATATATGTAATATGTAACAAAACATATACTCTCTCGTGTCCTATAGAATTAGATATTATTTCCTTTTCGTCCGTCTCATAGGATCGGAAACACTTTTTCCCAACTCATTAATGTTGGGCTCCATCTAATAACACTATTTCTGTTACAAATTCAAATCTGTGTTGTCATCAAAGTGCCTATATCTATAtggcggagggagtatgtaataATGAATCTAGAGCCAGGAAGATAAAATAGCAACTCAAGGATGAATATGTAATTAATGAATTTGTTGGGGTGAGAATGAAATGATGAATACAAGTTGTGATGGTGGTGGTCTGGTGGAGCAATAATAGtgtaagaaagaaagaaagaaaggaagGTTTTGTGTGTGGGACTATTCCAATTTGCAACCGTAGCCTCTCTTTTTTGGAGGAAAAGCAAACCCACACAAATTCGAAAGGAATATCAATAGATACACGTACAGTTTCAGCATACCATTCATTCTCAGATTGTATCCCCACATTCATTTTCTCTATCTATATACATACTGCTACACCCAAACAAGCATCTAGAGAGACAGATAGTGGTTGTGTGTGTCTGCTCGATCGATCTGAAAAATGGAGGAGAAGCAGATTGCACCAAACCAAGGAGGGGAATCGAAATTAGGGCACGAGAAGCGGAGAGATCGTCCATCGATCGCTGAGGCTGAGGCTGGTAGTAGCAGCGCGGAGAGCGGGCGGGAGAGGCTGAAGAGGCACCGGAAGGAGGTGGCGGGGCGGGTGTGGATACCGGACATGTGGGGGCAGGAGGATTTCCTCAAGGACTGGATCGATTCCACGGTGTTCGACGCCGGCGTCAGGAGCGTAGGGATTACGTCGGCGAGGGCGGCGCTGATGGATGAAGGGAGGAGAGTCGCCGCTAGGATCCAGAAcagttgttgatattttttgagTGGCTGCGTACGATTCATATTTCCTTTATTTACCGCCACTCAAATTTTTCCATGTTAATATATGTATTGTAATCATATTCCATTCCACACATTTTTATGAGAATTCTTCAATAACATTTTCTTTGCCCCATATGCAGATTACATGCATTTGTGATTTCGAAACCCTAATTAATCATTTCATTAATACTGATGCACCATGCATAACTAGCTACCACGGT
This sequence is a window from Salvia splendens isolate huo1 chromosome 14, SspV2, whole genome shotgun sequence. Protein-coding genes within it:
- the LOC121764384 gene encoding cell division protein FtsZ homolog 2-2, chloroplastic-like, with protein sequence MDQPRDETGLQSLGRQSSIYSLTLDEFQHTLSENGTKNFGSMNMDEFLKSIWTAEEHQNQAHAHGQAHPTATIPSSNSGLHFPLHEANGTCVGNGIAKQLSLPRQGSLSIPEPLCRKTVDEVWSEIHRSRHHGNGHIPNPNTAHKQPTFGEMTLEDFLIRAGVVREQNLAASVAVPPQQPAFGMYQNSSHPTMGPGLIVRPVMAVAGYQPLQTGVGDAAGYGGRMKSYSQGPPPEVSYGGRAGNESGGGLGMGSPVSPLSDGMGAVQVEGGVDGMSGGRRRTLDRPVEKVVERRQRRMIKNRESAARSRARKQAYTVELEAELNQLKEENLYLKRALEELERKRKEQYNEEVEAQMQSKSFKGSEKLRAMRRSLSSDKASWGLIFTSMATCTSPYFTPPDAGRRAGVLTVLGGRISPLKIVEERNGFSGVTQKCGSGLPQLKCSANSHSVNQFHSKDSFLNLHPEISMLRGETSTTMINPRQDSSSENVTESVRDLSSLNNYSEAKIKVIGVGGGGSNAVNRMIESEMKGVEFWIVNTDIQAMRMSPIFPEHRLQIGGELTRGLGAGGNPEVGMSAANESKAAIEEAVDGADMVFVTAGMGGGTGTGGAPVIAGIAKSMGILTVGIVTTPFSFEGRRRAVQAQEGIAALRENVDTLIAIPNDKLLTAVSPSTPVTDAFNLADDILRQGVRGISDIITIPGLVNVDFADVRAIMASAGSSLMGIGTATGKTRARDAALNAIQSPLLDIGIERATGIVWNITGGNDLTLFEVNAAAEVIYDLVDPSANLIFGAVVDPSISGQVSITLIATGFKRQEEVDGRNPQANLVGQAYSNRRSSSSFLEGGAVEIPEFLRKKGRSRYPRA